CCTGCCGCGCAGCGGCGTGCCCTCCGCGCGCAGCAGGTCCAGCAGCTGGCGGCGCGTATGCGGGGCCTTGGCGGCAGGCAGGCGGCGGGTGTTGTAGACCATCACCACCGGCTCGTAGCTGATGCCGAACGCCTCGCTGCGCCACTGCGCCCAGGCCGGCAGCGCGGCGGTCTGTGCCGAGCGGTGCGGCAGCGCATGGCCATCGTTCACCAGCTTGGTCTGCAGGTCCATGCCGCTGGAAATGAGCAGGTCCGGCGAATCCGGCCCGGCACGGTCGTGCAGGTAACGCGCGTACAGGTCCTGGGTGATGATGTCCTCGTACACCACTTCGGTGCCGGGGTGCAGGCGCTGGTAATCGGCGATGACCACCGCGAACACCTCGATGTCGGTGCTGCCGTGGATGCGCAGCTGCGCGGTGGCCGGGCCCTGCGCGGCGAAGCGGCGCACGTCGCCGGGCGCGGCCAGCACCGGCAGCGCCAGCAGCAGGGCGAAGGCGGTGGCGAACAGGCGGATCATGGACTGCTCCGGGGCAGGCGGATGGTGGCGACCAGGCCGCCCTGCGGGCGGTTGCTCAGGTCGATGTGGCCGCCGTGGCTGTCGACCACGCGCTTGACGATGGCCAGGCCCAGGCCGGCGCCACCGGCCGGTGCGCCCTCGCCACGGGCGAAGCGCTCGAACACGCGCCCGGCATCGGCCGCGGCAATGCCGGCGCCGTGATCGGCAATGGTCAGTACCGCCTGCCCGCCTTCCACGGTCAGCGCGATCTGCAGCGGGCCGTCACCGCCGTACTTCAGGGCGTTGTCGACCAGGTTCTTGATCGCCTCGCGCAGCAGCAGCGCATCGCCGTGCACCTGCACCGGCTCGGCGGTCATCGCCAGCTGCACGCGCGGTGCAGGACCGGCCTGCGGCAGTGCTTCATGCAGGGCCTGGTGCACGGTCTCGGCCAGGTCCACGGCAGCGAAACGCTGCAGGTTCGAACGGTGGATCACGCTGGCATCGCTGAGCAGCTGGTTGAGCAGGCGGCTCATGTGGGTGGCATTGCGCTCGATGGCCTGCAGGCTGCGCCGCATGTCGTCCGGGTCGTCGTCGTCCAGTGCCAGCTGCGCCTGCGCGCGCAGTGCGGCCAATGGCGTGCGCATCTGGTGCGCGGCCTCGGCCATGAACGCACGCAGCGTCTCGTTGCTGCTGGACAGGCGCTCCATGAAACGGTTCAACGCCGCGACCATCTGGTCCATCTCGCGCGGCACGCGCGCGTCCAGCGGCTTCAGATCGGACGGCTCGCGCCGCGACAGCTCGCGCTCCACCCGCACCAGCGGACGGAACGCGCGGTGCACGCCGAAGGCCACCAGTGCGAGCAGCAGCAGCGACAGCACGCCGATGGCCAGCAGCGCGCGGTTGACCATGTCCTGCGCCAGCGCCTCGCGCGCGCGGCGGGTCTGCCCCACCTGCACCTGCACTTCGCCCTGCGCGGACGCGGCGGCGAAGCTGCGGCTGACCACCACGAAGCGCACGGTCTCGCCACTGTAGGACGCATCGAACAGCTGCGGCTGCGTTCCCGGCCGACGCGGTGGCGCGGGCAGGTCACCATAGCCGGTGATGAGGTTGCCGCGGCTGTCGGCCACCCGATAGAACACGCGGTCCTCCGCTGCCATCGCCAGCAGATCCAGCGCGGCGTACGGCAGGTCCACCTGCCACTGGCCATCGACCAGCGCCACCGAATCGGCGATGGACAACGCAGATGACACCAGCAGGTGGTCGTAGGAACGGTTGGCGGCGCGCTGGCCGTAATCGCGCGCGGCAAACAGCAGGGCCACCGCGAACACCGCCAGC
This genomic stretch from Stenotrophomonas sp. SAU14A_NAIMI4_5 harbors:
- a CDS encoding sensor histidine kinase, with product MAEVRTAVAAPGSLRRTLLLYLGTLLAVFAVALLFAARDYGQRAANRSYDHLLVSSALSIADSVALVDGQWQVDLPYAALDLLAMAAEDRVFYRVADSRGNLITGYGDLPAPPRRPGTQPQLFDASYSGETVRFVVVSRSFAAASAQGEVQVQVGQTRRAREALAQDMVNRALLAIGVLSLLLLALVAFGVHRAFRPLVRVERELSRREPSDLKPLDARVPREMDQMVAALNRFMERLSSSNETLRAFMAEAAHQMRTPLAALRAQAQLALDDDDPDDMRRSLQAIERNATHMSRLLNQLLSDASVIHRSNLQRFAAVDLAETVHQALHEALPQAGPAPRVQLAMTAEPVQVHGDALLLREAIKNLVDNALKYGGDGPLQIALTVEGGQAVLTIADHGAGIAAADAGRVFERFARGEGAPAGGAGLGLAIVKRVVDSHGGHIDLSNRPQGGLVATIRLPRSSP